A section of the Aythya fuligula isolate bAytFul2 chromosome 9, bAytFul2.pri, whole genome shotgun sequence genome encodes:
- the CFAP410 gene encoding cilia- and flagella-associated protein 410, with product MRLTRGAVLARAKAAALDGVRRLNCWGSHLTDISICRDLPNVEVISFSVNGISDLEPLNQCQNLSELYLRKNNIGSLNELFYLKNLPRLRVLWLSENPCCGPDPHRYRMTVLRNLPSLQKLDNQAVTEEELSQALLDGEEITAPPVRRSVGNGCPESAEPSAAESTTETESELLNFSLEETNKIREQLGMKPVPRDKFSSFSPRATDCSRKKRNNVLNAILLLTKELDAEGLEIVQQTVGRRLQAFRKKELQEE from the exons aTGAGGCTGACCCGCGGGGCCGTGCTGGCCCGCGCCAAGGCCGCCGCGCTCGATGGTGTCCGGCGGCTGAACTGCTG GGGCAGCCACCTCACCGAT ATCTCGATATGCCGGGATTTGCCCAACGTCGAGGTGATCTCCTTCAG tgTGAACGGCATCTCGGACCTCGAGCCCCTCAACCAGTGCCAGAACCTGAGCGAGCTCTACCTGAGGAAGAACAACATCGGGAGCCTCAACGAGCTCTTCTACCTCAAAAACCTGCCCCGGCTCAGGGTGCTGTGGCTGTCTGAAAACCCCTGCTGCGGGCCGGACCCCCACCGCTACAGGATGACGGTGCTGCGCAacctccccagcctgcagaaGCTCGATAACCAAG CCGTGACAGAGGAAGAACTGTCCCAGGCCCTGCTTGATGGGGAAGAGATCACGGCCCCGCCGGTCAGGAGGAGCGTGGGGAACGGCTGCCCCGAGTCCGCTGAGCCCAGTGCTGCTGAATCCACAACGGAGACCGAGAGCGAGCTGCTGAacttcagcctggaggagacaAA caaaattcGAGAGCAGCTCGGTATGAAGCCTGTTCCCAGGGAcaaattttcctccttttcaccTCGAGCGACGGACTGCAGCCGAAAGAAGAGA AACAACGTGCTGAATGCCATCCTGCTTCTCACGAAGGAACTGGACGCGGAAGGTCTGGAGATCGTCCAGCAGACCGTGGGGAGAAGGCTGCAGGCTTTTCGGaagaaggagctgcaggaggagtgA
- the PROCR gene encoding endothelial protein C receptor — MLLLLLLLCGALGCGAQGTAPLAFTMLQWTRVSKGSSDFWGNATLGGRLSHLLEGHNVTQVLPLEPPAAWERRQEAVGNYLTYFGELVRLFSKERPINYTQSLCCRLGCCLFPNGTAHSFYEITLNGTAFLTFHVPTATWERRWPGRDAVASFAQRELMKYPETTRDLQYFLNTTCVDILWAQSPETGKQSSRSHAPLALGLSVGVLAVLGMAGGIFLCTGGSC, encoded by the exons atgctgctgctgctgctgctgctctgcggGGCCCTGGGCTGCGGGGCACAGGGCACAG CCCCGCTCGCCTTCACCATGCTGCAGTGGACGCGGGTGTCCAAGGGCAGCTCCGACTTCTGGGGCAACGCCACGCTGGGCGGGCGGCTCAGCCACCTCCTGGAGGGCCACAACGTCACCCAGGTGCTGCCGCTGGAGCCCCCGGCCGCCTGGGAGCGGCGGCAGGAGGCGGTGGGCAACTACCTGACCTACTTCGGCGAGCTGGTGCGGCTCTTCAGCAAGGAGAGGCCCATCAACT ACACGCAGAGCCTGTGCTGCCGCCTGGgctgctgcctcttccccaACGGCACAGCTCACAGCTTCTACGAGATCACCCTCAACGGGACGGCCTTCCTCACCTTCCACGTCCCCACCGCCACCTGGGAGCGCCGCTGGCCCGGCAGGGACGCGGTGGCCTCCTTCGCCCAGCGGGAGCTGATGAAGTACCCGGAGACCACCCGGGACCTGCAGTATTTCCTCAACACCACCTGCGTGGACATCCTGTGGGCTCAGAGCCCCGAGACAG gaaagcagagcagccGGTCGCACGCCCCGCTGGCGCTGGGTCTGAGCGTGGGGGTCTTGGCGGTGCTGGGCATGGCCGGGGGCATCTTCTTGTGCACGGGTGGCAGCTGCTAG
- the PFKL gene encoding ATP-dependent 6-phosphofructokinase, liver type — translation MAAAELERLRMAGAGMAIAVLTSGGDAQGMNAAVRAVTRMGIYVGAKVFLIYEGYEGLVEGGDNIKQATWLSVSNIIQLGGTVIGSARCKAFTTREGRLRAARNLVEHGITNLCVIGGDGSLTGADIFRAEWGGLLDELLRDGQISEEVAKANGRLNIVGLVGSIDNDFCGTDMTIGTDSALHRIMEVIDAITTTAQSHQRTFVLEVMGRHCGYLALVSGLASGADWLFIPESPPEDGWEDMMCERLGETRSRGSRLNIIIIAEGAIDRNGKPITSNYVKDLVVQRLGFDTRVTVLGHVQRGGTPSAFDRVLSSKMGMEAVMALLEATPDTPACVVSLSGNQSVRLPLMECVQVTKDVQKAMDEKRFDEAIQLRGRSFENNWNIYKMLAHQKPAQEKSPFSLAILNVGAPAAGMNAAVRSAVRISICQGHTVYAVNDGFEGLAKGQIREVGWHDVAGWLGRGGSMLGTKRTLPKTCMEKIVENVRKFNIQALLVIGGFEAYEGVLQLVEARGQYEELCIIMCVIPATISNNVPGTDFSLGSDTAVNAAMESCDRIKQSASGTKRRVFIVETMGGYCGYLSTVTGIAVGADAAYVYEDPFTIHDLKANVEHLTDKMKTDIQRGLVLRNEKCHEHYTTEFLYNLYSSEGKGIFDCRINVLGHLQQGGAPTPFDRNYGTKLGVKAVLWMSEKLREVYRKGRVFANSADSACVIGLRKKVVAFSPVTELKKVTDFEHRLPQEQWWLNLRLMLKMLANYQISLTEYISGKMEHVTRRTLSIEKGF, via the exons ATGGCGGCggcggagctggagcggctgcggATGGCGGGGGCCGGCATGGCCATCGCCGTGCTCACCAGCGGCGGCGACGCGcaag GCATGAACGCCGCCGTCCGCGCCGTCACCCGCATGGGCATCTACGTGGGAGCCAAGGTCTTCCTCATCTACGAG GGCTACGAGGGGCTGGTGGAAGGAGGTGACAACATCAAGCAAGCCACCTGGCTCAGCGTCTCCAACATCATCCAGCTG GGCGGCACGGTCATCGGCAGCGCCCGCTGCAAAGCCTTCACCACGCGGGAGGGCCGCCTGCGTGCCGCCCGCAACCTGGTGGAGCACGGCATCACCAACCTGTGCGTCATCGGCGGCGACGGCAGCCTGACGGGGGCCGATATTTTCCGCGCCGAGTGGGGCGGGCTGCTGGACGAGCTGCTGCGGGACG ggcagatCAGCGAGGAGGTGGCGAAGGCGAACGGGCGGCTGAACATCGTGGGGCTGGTGGGCTCCATCGACAACGACTTCTGCGGCACCGACATGACCATCGGCACCGACTCGGCGCTGCACCGCATCATGGAGGTGATCGACGCCATCACCACCACGGCGCAGAG CCACCAGCGGACGTTCGTGCTGGAGGTGATGGGCCGGCACTGCGG GTACCTGGCGCTGGTGTCCGGGCTGGCCTCGGGGGCCGACTGGCTCTTCATCCCTGAATCCCCTCCGGAGGACGGCTGGGAGGACATGATGTGCGAGAGGCTCGGGGAG ACGCGCAGCCGAGGGTCGCGGCTCAACATCATCATCATTGCGGAGGGCGCCATCGACCGCAATGGCAAGCCCATCACCTCCAACTACGTGAAGGAC CTGGTGGTGCAGCGCCTGGGCTTCGACACTCGGGTCACCGTCCTGGGCCACGTGCAGCGCGGGGGGACGCCCTCAGCCTTCGACCGCGTGCTG AGCAGCAAGATGGGGATGGAGGCGGTGATGGCGCTGCTGGAGGCCACCCCGGACACCCCCGCCTGCGTGGTGAGCCTGTCGGGGAACCAGTCGGTGCGGCTGCCCCTGATGGAGTGCGTCCAGGTG ACGAAGGACGTGCAGAAGGCCATGGACGAGAAGAGGTTTGATGAGGCGATCCAGCTCCGTGGGAG GAGCTTTGAAAACAACTGGAACATCTACAAGATGCTGGCACACCAGAAGCCAGCGCAGGAGAAG AGCCCCTTCAGCTTGGCCATCCTGAACGTGGGTGCCCCCGCCGCCGGCATGAACGCGGCCGTCCGCTCAGCCGTGCGCATCAGCATCTGCCAGGGCCACACCGTCTACGCAGTGAACGACGGCTTCGAGGGCTTGGCCAAGGGACAG ATCCGCGAGGTGGGCTGGCACGACGTGGCGGGCTGGCTGGGGCGCGGTGGGTCCATGCTGGGCACCAAGCG CACTCTGCCCAAGACCTGCATGGAAAAGATCGTGGAGAACGTGCGGAAATTCAACATCCAGGCTCTGCTGGTCATCGGGGGGTTCGAG GCGTACGagggggtgctgcagctggtggaAGCCCGCGGGCAGTACGAGGAGCTGTGCATCATCATGTGCGTCATCCCCGCCACCATCAGCAACAACGTGCCCGGCACCGACTTCAGCCTGGGCTCGGACACGGCCGTCAACGCAGCCATGGAG AGCTGCGACCGCATCAAGCAGTCGGCGTCGGGCACCAAGCGCCGCGTCTTCATCGTGGAGACCATGGGCGGCTACTGCGGGTACCTGTCCACCGTCACCGGCATCGCGGTGGGCGCCGACGCCGCCTACGTGTACGAAGACCCCTTCACCATCCACGACCTGAAG GCCAACGTGGAGCACTTGACTGACAAAATGAAGACGGACATCCAGAGAGGGCTGGTGCTGCG caacGAGAAGTGTCACGAGCACTACACCACCGAGTTCCTCTACAACCTCTACTCCTCCGAGGGCAAAGGGATCTTCGACTGCAGGATCAACGTCCTGGGCCACCTCCAGCAG GGTGGGGCCCCAACCCCCTTTGACCGCAACTACGGGACCAAGCTGGGGGTGAAGGCCGTGCTGTGGATGTCGGAGAAGCTGCGGGAGGTCTACCGCAAGG GGCGTGTGTTTGCCAACTCGGCCGACTCCGCCTGCGTGATCGGGCTGAGGAAGAAGGTGGTGGCCTTCAGCCCCGTGACGGAGCTCAAGAAGGTCACGGATTTTGA GCACCggctgccccaggagcagtGGTGGCTGAACCTGCGGCTGATGCTGAAGATGCTGGCCAACTACCAGATCAGCCTGACCGAGTACATCTCGGGGAAGATGGAGCACGTCACCCGGCGCACGCTCAGCATCGAGAAGGGCTTCTAG